CTCTGTGCAAAGTTTGGATATATGAGAATTTTCAGCGCGAGTTAGTCTCGGAAAGTTTTCTGTTATGCTATGTTAGGGTTTGGAACCAAGTCTGCAATGTCTCTGAAACCTTGATCTGGAATTTAAGGGAGATTCCTGTTAGGAGTTTCGTGGTTTTGGAATTTAAGAGAGGTTCctgttgtgtttgtgtgttgATTGATTATTGAATATTGTCTAGTGTTGAATTTTTCGTTTGACTTTTTGGTTGGGGAAATTTTAATGGCTGGAAAGTTGGAATTGGGGCCTCCGAAGTCTGATGTTTCCAATCCGAAGGAACAAGCGGCGAGGAAGATACTGAAAATTGTTAGATCTCAAGGGCATCCGTATGTTGAGTTGCGCGAGAATGGGAAGAAATTCATTTATTTCTGCACTCTGTGTCTTGCGCCCTGTTATAGTGATGATGTTCTGTTTGATCACTTGAAAGGCAATCTTCACAAGGAGAGACTATCTGCTGCTAAGGTCACTCTGCTTGGACCGAAACCCTGGCCTTTTAACGATGgtcttgttttctttgatacTTCGACTGAAAGTCATAAAGAGTTGGAAGTTGCAGATAGTTACCAAAACAGGTTGTTGAAGTTTAATGACAATGACGTCAGTCTTGCGATTGTGAAGTTTGGTGATGGGGTTCAGTCAAATGCTAAACCACGTTCGATTGATGGTATGCAAGATGATGAGTATGCATTAGTGATTCCTAATTTGCTGATTGGAGATGAAATATTTGATGTAAAAGTTAGGGAAGTTGGCTTGGGGAAGATTGCCGCAAGATTCCTTGAGAAGTGTCACGCATTGAATGGGATTAAAAGAATATGGTGTGAATGGTTAGGCAAAGAAAGTAATGGTGAACGAGATGGTGTTGAGGTTCTAGAGCATGATTTTGCAGTTGTGATTTTTGCTTATAATTATGATCTGGGTCGGTCAGGTTTGCTTGATGATGTCAACACGTTGCTCCCGTCTGCTTCTGGTGGCCAAAAGGGAAAGTCATCATTGTCTGACTTTGATGATGTTAGCGATTCTGTATGCAATCAGTATGATTCGTCTGCAGAAGAGTCCTCTGATTCAAACAACTCCAGCTCACGATTGACACTAGATCAATTCAACAATCATCTTTGCACAAGGTTCATTTCAAGCAAGGCTTTGAGGAAAGAATTGAGACGGAAGCAGCGGCTGGCAGCAGAGAAAGTGTGTAACATCTGTCAACAAAAAATGCTTCCTGGTAAAGATGTAGCAGctcttttgaatttgaagaCTAGAAGAGTGGCGTGCAGCAGTCGGAATAGAACCGGGGTAAAGACATTTTATTAATGTTCTGAATTCTGATTTTGTTTTGCTATATTAGTTTGTTGATAGTGAGGCTTGTATGAAAACTTGAGATATTGAAACTTCATCGTATTCATATCATGCATATTCTAAACTTGAGGAAAGGAAAAGAGTTatattcatgtttcatttgccaATTTACACAACTTAAATTGGCATTTATATGCAGGCATTTCACGTATTCCATACATCCTGCCTTATACACTGGATAATCTTGTGTGAATTTGAGATAATCACAAATCATTTAGTCTGTCCAAATGTTAGACGAGTAGTGAAGAGAAAGGTTGCGTCAGATGGCAACaaaattggaaaagaaaaagatattggAAAACATATAAGAACTGTATTCTGCCCAGAGTGCCAAGGTACTGGTATGATCATTGATGGAGATGGGGTGGAGCAGCCAGAATTTTCTTTGTCGCAGGTTTGTTTATTACATTGATAATTCTTTCTTAATCATCAAGCTTATCtagtatatattttaatcccttttttttttcgtttcttttagcacaaatatttttattcctgGTAAATACTTGTCTTATGTTCAGAAAACAAGTTTATTTGGAATTTATAGGATATTGCCTAATCTTCTTGCAGatgttcaaattcaaaataaaggcATGTGATGCACGCAGAGATTGGATAAAGAGTCCTGAAGTTTTGAAGAATTGCTCAACTGGGTTTCACTTCCCTTCACAATCTGAAGAGATATTTGAGGTCTTTGATATTTCtgcatttattttcatttaaaattagatGTTCAATTGTATATCATCTtctgataaatttattgatttcagGAAAAAGTGGAACCCATAAATTTACTGCATTTTTATCGTGCTGATGATCAGAGTTGGGCATAACAACCGGGCAAACGTTTCTTATACATCTGAGTATGTTGGTCTTATATTTTCTAGAATTATGTGTAACTTTTTAGGTAAATGTTGGTTGATAGACTGGGTCGTAGATAGTGACCAGATTAAACATTTCATGTGTATACCTGTTGCTAATGAGTGTGAATGCACATTGCTGAATGCCTGACATAGTGACTTACGAGTACATGGTAAAGAACAGATATCATTCTAGAATGCCACCATTGTTGTTGCCTCACTTTTTATTTCTGGATTTTTTTCTTTGGCCAATATTGGAGTTATTCCTTGGTAAACACGGGATTGCAAGCAAGTACTATTAAACAATAGAGATTCCGTGTTTGAATGAGAGGCGAAATTCTAAAGTATAGTGGGTTTGAAGATAGAATGTTTTTCAGATGACGGCTATACAATTTCTGTAGTActactaattttattaaaagatgttCTTTTCATGTCCCTTTAGGGTGTATGCTAATAATGGAGTATGTGAGAGAAAAAGATGGGAATGGAAGAGTGAGAAAATGTTAGATGTAAATGCCTGATATGACAATAAACAAGACAACCTACTAACGAACAACAACGTTTTTGCTGAAAGTGATTTTGAGTTTGCACGTCCTCGTTTTTGAATCTGATAGGAATATTGAATAAGACAGCCACTTACCCAACTTGAAATGAGTTTCTCCGttgctttttggatgaattttGTAACTCCAACTCTTGCACAGTTGCGCACGCCTTGTGTTTGATTTTTTGATCAATGAAatattttgcttataaaaaaaatgctatatATAAGAAGACATTGCAATTATCCTCAAATAACTATTAAaagattgttttttttattggttttattttttatttttttcatggactttttataattttaaatgttttttttaaaaattcgtgaaatcttttaaaattttatagatctataaaatctttttaaattttatgaatttatacgttataaattcattaaaattcaaatcacaaaatcttaataataattttttttaaaaaaatcattatattcatataaaatattttaaaattcacaagattttttttattaaaataattttttcaaatcttaATCTAATACATCTTCTTGTATTCatatttcattataattttattgtgtaataaaataaaaaagataaaaaaaaaagagaggtatTGATAGAGTGATGCTAAGAGGAAATAGAATTTGTCTATTGAAAACATGTCAACctcttaaaaagattaaaaccaaaaatattaaTGCATTAAGGTTCTGACAacatggaaaaagagaaaatgtattcTTGAAAATGCAACCAAGAAGGAGTGTTTTGCTTGCATGTTTGATATGTGCATTTCTCAGTATATTCACGTCTTGTCCCAAATTCATGCAGAAGCTGTGTTAGGAAGATGATTTACAGGAGGAAGAGGCAAGAGTGCTGAGCTGGCATGAAGGTAGTGGTTGTACTAGAAATGTTGTCTGTCATCACTTTCAATTATTTCCTTTGTTTCCTTTACTCCTACATTCTGTTATTTGGGTAGAATCCTGTTAGAATTCTGTTATCAGGAGAATTAAGTGTCATAGTACCTCAATTGTTGCCTATAAATAGTTAATAGTCATTGTAATAAGTCAGACAATTTCCACGTAAATGTTGCAGACTTTGTTGTGAACCGCATCAAAGCAACTATCGCGAAACTCACCCTCAGTCAACTCAAACTCGCTACTGCCATCGACACTAGGCCTCGAATGCTAGTGCCTATGTGACTGTTTCTGGTTTTGCTCATAATAATTTGGTGCTTTCATTAAGCTCCAATGGCTGCCTTCCATAACTGCCATGTCAGCCCAAATCACCTCTTCCCACAACATCCTTTCCACATAGCCACCCACCAACAACCATTTATGCAGCACTCATTTCCTTCGTTTTCACACACCCCTTATCCTTTTGTACATCCAACTCAATCCCTTGGGATTGATTTTGAGAGCACCTGCAAATGTTTGCTATGCTTGTTCGGTACTGAGGGAACTCTTCTTTCATCATCTCCCACCTTACCCTCGAAAATGGAAAGCAAGTTTCACGTAAATGTTGCGGACTCTGCTGTGAACCACATCAAAGCAACCATCACGAAACTCACCCTCAGTCAACTCAAACTCGCTACTGCCATCGACACAATGGCCACCATAATTGGCGACCTTCTTCAACGACTTAGCCTTCGCAATCCCACTCCACATTTTCCATCTTCCGTCCCTGCGCAGGCACCGATACCAACCACCATCATATCGACTCTGCCTCCACCTCCACTCCCCACACTTATGCAGCAACATCCCACACCCTTACCGGCTCTGCTTACCATTGCTGTCGTCCCCCTCCTTACTAACAACAAGCCCCACGCGTCCTTCGACAGCCGCTGGGCCACCATTTCCCAAATCCGCAAGGAGTATCCCAACCGCCGTAACCTCCCCTCGGACCTTGCTCATTTCCCCTCATCAAGTTCGTCGCCAAGGTCTAGGACAAGGAGCTCGACCACTCCTTCCTCCTCACCTTTTACGCTACTATCAACGCTGCAAAATGGGTTTACTTCCGCAACACTAACCTTCATTCACTCATTCCTTCACCCATTTTAATTTGGGATCCCGGTTCAAATTTTGAAGCCATAGTTTGAAGCCccaacaccttgaggacaaaGTGTTTTTGATGGGGCAGAGAATGTTACGAAGAAGGACTTACAGGAGGAAGAGGCAAGAGTGCTGAGTTGGCATGAGGGTAGTGGTTGTACCAGAAATGCTGTTTGCCATCACTTTCAATTATTCCCTTTGTTTCCTTTACCCTTGCATTATGTTATTTGGGTAGAATCCTGCTAGAATTCTGTTATCGGGAGAATTAAGTGTCATAGCACCTCAATTGTTGCCTATAAATAGTTAAGAGTCATTGTAATAAGATAGACAAGTTTATAAAATATCTATCTTCTTTTCCTTGTTGCTTATGGAGGTAGCACTAGGCCTCGAATGCTAGTGCCTGTGTGACTGTTTCTGGTTTTGCTTATAACAAGCTGCCCATGCAAAATCTACACTTAAACATGAATCAAGTAATGTGTTTGGAAGCACGTTTTTAATTCACAGTTTTTCTCCCCCTATTCTAGCTACTCTATCATGGATCAAGTCCCAAATTTATGCAAAAGCTAGCTACTACCATGTAATGTGTTGGTGACTTGGTGTTCACATGAATTTACACTTGGCAGACGAGAAACCAAGCATGATTACATGAatcatgtaaaataaataacaaataaagaagtcTATCTATCATATGATACTCTAAATCAAACAAATGGCAAAGCGTGCAGATTGagaattttacaaattaaaactatATATGTTGACTTTTAAACATTCCAGGGTGCTGATGAATCATATGCCGGCAAGtacaagaaattaaatattagcTGCATGCATGCAATCCCAGTTCACAAAGCCGGCGAACACAGTTTGGTGCATATGCTCAACTTTGTTCCAAGCTTCaacatactatatatatatatatatatatatatatatatatatatatatgtaatttacaaaagcatGCCAAAAGTCATAGGCACAATACAATTACTTACAAAATAAAATGGCACATTACAGGCTCCAAAGCAAGAAGTTGATATGCTTcttaatgtttgtttttctgGTTCTTTCTCTCATGGAAACTTCATCGACAGAAGGAAGGGGAGTTTATCGTTTGAAAGATATAGGAAAATCCAGAAGCCAAGTAGAGATTGGAGGGCACATGCAAAGACTCGGAACCCTTGCAGAGTTGCTTCCTAGAGGACCTGTACCACCTTCAGCACCAAGTCCTGACATAAACTGATACATATCAGTGTTCCATTTGTCTATCTACATTGTTGGCTTGGCTGTTACAATTTACACGTACCTtgtgaaattaattatatcgtgGTAGCAACAAATTCTTTAAATTATTCACATTTAGgggttttgtttttctattcatTTTCCTGAATATATGTAAATTTTGAACTTGTCTTTACCATTATTTCTTTATCGTGTTATGTGTCATGCATACaatacaataatttatacaacattttattcaataaaattttgtgtCAATCTTTCTCCAtctcattatttattacatttcatatttttttcttttctttttctttattactTGTAAAATATGTTGTACAGATTATTGTTCAAGTAACATTTTTCTGAATTTATCAACAATAGTTTATGGACCGGTAAAAAAATGGATATACATTAACCACGAAAGGATCGATAGCACAAGTAACAAATTTTCCAGCAGAAATTTTGTTCCCTGTAAAATCGCAGTTAAAGATACTCTTGATAAAGCCATGTTAGGGCTGTTCATGGTTTGATATTATAAGTTGGCGTAGATTATTGAAGTAAAATTACATCTCCGTGCTATCATTGAGTGCGGAAATCAATTTATTCAGGATTGTTTTGCTTACTTAATTATCTTGAATTCAAGTGTACCGGATATCCAGTTGTATTAAAttaagtaaagaaaaaatttcGACCCACATTATTAATCTCACACACttcaagtaaaattttatataattgaagaTATTTAGAGCATTTTCACCGCAAGTTTCTTATAGATTTTTTAATCATCTTTTTGTGAttctcttaatattttttatgatctaCACGATGTCATGTTATTCATAAGAAattcatacaaatttttattctaATGCAAGAAA
Above is a window of Glycine soja cultivar W05 chromosome 12, ASM419377v2, whole genome shotgun sequence DNA encoding:
- the LOC114379245 gene encoding uncharacterized protein LOC114379245, whose translation is MAGKLELGPPKSDVSNPKEQAARKILKIVRSQGHPYVELRENGKKFIYFCTLCLAPCYSDDVLFDHLKGNLHKERLSAAKVTLLGPKPWPFNDGLVFFDTSTESHKELEVADSYQNRLLKFNDNDVSLAIVKFGDGVQSNAKPRSIDGMQDDEYALVIPNLLIGDEIFDVKVREVGLGKIAARFLEKCHALNGIKRIWCEWLGKESNGERDGVEVLEHDFAVVIFAYNYDLGRSGLLDDVNTLLPSASGGQKGKSSLSDFDDVSDSVCNQYDSSAEESSDSNNSSSRLTLDQFNNHLCTRFISSKALRKELRRKQRLAAEKVCNICQQKMLPGKDVAALLNLKTRRVACSSRNRTGAFHVFHTSCLIHWIILCEFEIITNHLVCPNVRRVVKRKVASDGNKIGKEKDIGKHIRTVFCPECQGTGMIIDGDGVEQPEFSLSQMFKFKIKACDARRDWIKSPEVLKNCSTGFHFPSQSEEIFEEKVEPINLLHFYRADDQSWA